The Mya arenaria isolate MELC-2E11 chromosome 16, ASM2691426v1 genome includes a window with the following:
- the LOC128222648 gene encoding complement C1q-like protein 2 — MTGIFQLLLLVSVTLASEPTCPACSKYDYEEKMLERMIRMEFAFEKLDEKLEQNLNKLKEEKARLQEIVDDLKDQQEQAESRLVSLMEEVERNQSSTLKMVVDNSNSTLEQISAAYNNIKEQVLIPAVYFHARSPQTSSLSTGEIIVYKTGEINQGNGYSATTGKFTAPVQGLYMFFMHTCTNTNKYGYLQIVKDGLNLIANDQHETTGITCSSSQVFVNLDIGENVWVQCTVIGSQLYHDEAHRWTSFGGALIHN, encoded by the exons ATGACTGGAATATTTCAGTTGTTATTATTGGTCAGCGTGACTTTGGCCTCGGAGCCAACGTGTCCAGCGTGTTCCAAATACGACTATGAGGAAAAGATGCTCGAGAGAATGATCCGCATGGAGTTCGCTTTTGAGAAATTGGACGAAAAGTTGGAACAGAATTTGAACAAGCTTAAAGAGGAGAAAGCACGTCTGCAAGAGATCGTTGATGACCTAAAGGATCAACAAGAACAAGCAGAAAGTAGACTGGTTTCGCTTATGGAGGAGGTTGAGAGAAACCAGTCCAGTACACTTAAGATGGTTGTAGATAATTCTAACAGTACGTTAGAACAAATCAGTGCCGCCTACAATAACATAAAAG aaCAAGTTCTCATCCCAGCGGTGTACTTCCACGCTCGCTCTCCTCAGACTAGCAGTCTGTCCACAGGAGAAATAATAGTTTACAAGACAGGGGAGATCAACCAGGGCAATGGCTACAGCGCTACCACGGGCAAGTTCACCGCTCCAGTACAGGGACTCTACATGTTCTTCATGCACACCTGTACCAATACAAACAAGTATGGTTATCTACAAATAGTGAAGGACGGGTTAAATCTCATTGCAAATGACCAGCATGAAACGACTGGAATTACCTGTTCAAGTAGCCAGGTGTTTGTAAATCTTGACATCGGAGAAAACGTGTGGGTACAGTGCACAGTTATTGGCTCGCAGCTATATCATGATGAAGCGCACCGTTGGACTAGTTTCGGTGGTGCTTTAATTCACAATTGA
- the LOC128221778 gene encoding complement C1q-like protein 4: MTGIFQVLLLVSATLASEPSCPACSKYDYEEKMLERMIRMDFAFEKLDEKLEQNLSKIKEEKAHLHELIVDDLTDQQKPAEQQALIPAVYFQARSPQTSSLTTGEVIVYKTEETNQGNGYSATTGKFTAPVKGLYMFFMHTCTNSHKFAFLQLVKDGLNLIANEKHATSGVTCSSSQVFVKLDIGEKVWVQCSGGASTVQLYHSQAYSWTSFGGDLIHN; the protein is encoded by the exons ATGACTGGAATATTTCAGGTGTTATTATTAGTCAGCGCGACTCTGGCCTCCGAGCCATCGTGTCCAGCGTGCTCCAAATACGATTATGAGGAAAAGATGCTCGAGAGAATGATCCGCATGGATTTCGCTTTTGAGAAATTAGACGAAAAGTTGGAACAGAATTTGAGCAAGATTAAAGAGGAGAAAGCACATCTGCACGAGCTGATCGTTGATGACCTAACGGATCAACAAAAACCAGCAGAAC AACAAGCTCTTATCCCAGCGGTGTACTTTCAAGCTCGCTCTCCTCAGACCAGCAGCCTAACCACAGGAGAAGTAATAGTTTACAAGACAGAGGAGACTAACCAGGGCAATGGCTACAGCGCTACCACGGGCAAGTTCACCGCTCCAGTAAAGGGACTCTACATGTTCTTTATGCACACCTGTACCAATTCACATAAGTTTGCTTTTCTACAATTAGTGAAGGACGGATTGAATCTCATTGCAAATGAGAAGCATGCAACGTCTGGAGTTACCTGTTCAAGTAGCCAGGTTTTTGTTAAGCTTGACATCGGAGAAAAGGTCTGGGTGCAGTGCTCCGGAGGTGCCTCGACCGTCCAGCTATATCATTCTCAAGCGTACAGTTGGACTAGTTTCGGTGGTGATTTGATTCACAATTGA
- the LOC128222163 gene encoding uncharacterized protein LOC128222163, whose protein sequence is MTGIFQLFLLVSATVASEPSCPACSKYDYEEKLLERMIRVQFAYEKLDEKMEQNLNKIEQEKARLHKIVDDLKDQQEQAGRRLASLMQEVERNQSSTLDMVVANSNNTLEQIRAAFNNIKEPVLIPAVFFHARSPQTSSVTTGEIIVYKTGETNQGNGYSAITGKFTAPVQGLYMFFMHTCTNTKKNAYLQIVKDGINLIANDQYDANGITCSSSQVFVNLDIGENVWVQCSVGASTVQLYHDERYRWTSFGGALIHN, encoded by the exons ATGACTGGAATATTTCAGTTGTTCTTATTGGTCAGCGCGACTGTGGCCTCCGAGCCATCGTGTCCAGCGTGCTCCAAATACGATTATGAGGAAAAATTGCTCGAGAGAATGATTCGCGTGCAGTTCGCTTATGAGAAATTGGACGAAAAGATGGAACAGAATTTGAACAAGATTGAACAGGAGAAAGCACGTCTGCACAAGATCGTTGATGACCTAAAGGATCAACAAGAGCAAGCAGGACGTAGACTGGCTTCACTTATGCAGGAGGTTGAGAGAAACCAGTCCAGCACACTCGATATGGTTGTGGCTAATTCTAACAATACGTTAGAACAAATACGTGCCGCCTTCAATAACATAAAAG AACCAGTTCTCATCCCAGCGGTGTTCTTCCACGCTCGCTCTCCTCAGACCAGCAGCGTGACCACAGGAGAAATAATAGTTTACAAGACAGGGGAGACCAACCAGGGCAACGGCTACAGCGCTATCACGGGCAAGTTTACCGCTCCAGTACAGGGACTCTACATGTTCTTCATGCACACCTGTACCAATACAAAAAAGAATGCTTATCTACAAATAGTGAAGGACGGAATAAATCTCATTGCAAATGACCAGTATGATGCAAATGGAATTACCTGTTCAAGTAGCCAGGTGTTTGTAAATCTTGACATCGGAGAAAACGTCTGGGTGCAGTGCTCGGTTGGGGCCTCGACCGTCCAGCTATATCATGATGAACGGTACCGTTGGACTAGTTTTGGTGGTGCTTTGATTCACAATTGA